The Vibrio penaeicida sequence TCCGAAACTTTTATATCGGTGTACCGGATGAATTGGTTAAAGCAGCAAAGCTGGATGGCGCAGGTTTCTTCACCATCTTCTTCAAAATTCTGCTGCCTTTATCGCTCCCCATCATCATGGTTACTGTGATCTGGCAGTTCACTGCAATTTGGAATGATTTCTTATTTGGCGTTGTTTACTCCGGTTCGGATACTCAGCCCATTACCGTTGCCCTTAACAACTTGGTGAACACCAGTACAGGGGTGAAAGAATACAACGTAGATATGGCCGCCGCCATTATCGCCGCACTGCCGACACTGATTGTGTATGTATTGGCAGGTAAATATTTCGTACGTGGTCTCACCGCCGGATCAGTAAAAGGATAAATTCATGGCAACATTACAACTCAACAAGATCCGCAAGACCTATCGCAATGCGGAGCAAGAAACACTAAAAGGCATAAACATCAGTATCGATTCAGGCGAATTTCTGATTTTAGTCGGGCCTTCTGGCTGTGGTAAATCCACTCTGATGAATACCATCGCTGGGCTTGAAGATATTACCTCCGGTGAAATTGTTATCGATGGTACGGATGTGGCGCAAGTGGAACCGAAAGATCGTGATATCGCGATGGTGTTTCAATCTTATGCGTTATACCCAAACATGACGGTGAGAGGGAATATCGCTTTTGGATTAAAAATCCGCAAAATGCCAACGGACGAAATCGAAGCTGAGGTAAATCGAGTTGCCGAAATGCTGCAAATTGATCACCTGCTTGATCGCAAACCTTCGCAGTTGTCCGGTGGCCAGCGCCAGCGTGTAGCCATGGGACGCGCCTTGGCTCGCAAGCCTAAGCTGTATTTGTTTGATGAACCATTGTCGAACCTAGATGCGAAGTTGCGCGTCGAAATGCGTACTCAAATTAAGCGCCTACATCAGCAACTAAACACCACCATTGTGTATGTAACCCACGATCAGATTGAAGCCATGACATTGGCGGATAGAATCGCCGTGATGAAGGATGGAGAGCTTCAGCAACTAGGCACGCCAAAAGAAATCTACAACAAGCCCAACAATATGTTTGTCGCAGGTTTTATGGGGTCGCCTTCGATGAACTTTATCCGCGGTAAGGTGGATTTGAATGAAGTTGATCACCCAGTGCTAAAAGTCACGGATGGTGAAGACAAAATTCATGATATTCGCTTGCCGGATTCGCTACGAACTCGTGATGGTCAGGAAGTCGTGATTGGCTTGCGACCAGAAAACATCACTGAACAGGTTGAATTAGGAAGCGTGGCTAGCGAACTGCCTCTGAAAATAGAAGTACTTGAACCAACAGGTCCAGACACCATAGCCATGGTGAAAGTGAATAATCAAGAAGTGGCTTGCCGATTATCTCCCGAGTTTGATGTGAAAGTGGGAGAAGTAACGAATTTGTACTTTGACCTTTCTAAGGCTGTGTTCTTTGATGCGAAAACGGAGATTCGTATCGAACAATAGGTTTAAGTCTTACCTTACAAGGGTTTGAAGCCTTAGCGTTTAGGCTTCATTTTATCTGTGA is a genomic window containing:
- a CDS encoding ABC transporter ATP-binding protein; the encoded protein is MATLQLNKIRKTYRNAEQETLKGINISIDSGEFLILVGPSGCGKSTLMNTIAGLEDITSGEIVIDGTDVAQVEPKDRDIAMVFQSYALYPNMTVRGNIAFGLKIRKMPTDEIEAEVNRVAEMLQIDHLLDRKPSQLSGGQRQRVAMGRALARKPKLYLFDEPLSNLDAKLRVEMRTQIKRLHQQLNTTIVYVTHDQIEAMTLADRIAVMKDGELQQLGTPKEIYNKPNNMFVAGFMGSPSMNFIRGKVDLNEVDHPVLKVTDGEDKIHDIRLPDSLRTRDGQEVVIGLRPENITEQVELGSVASELPLKIEVLEPTGPDTIAMVKVNNQEVACRLSPEFDVKVGEVTNLYFDLSKAVFFDAKTEIRIEQ